Below is a window of Streptomyces qaidamensis DNA.
AGAAGCTGCGGCCGATGCTGAACAGCACGGGGTAGACGACGAGCGCGCCGAGCAGCAGCAGCGCGGGCAGCACGAACAGCAGGGCGATGATCTTCCCGCGCCGGCGCAGCCGCCGGGTGCGGTCGGCGACCGGGCCGCGCGGTGGGGAGCTCGTCTCTTGGACGAGGGTCGCTGTCATGGCGGATCAGTCCTGGTACGCCTTGGCCGCCGCGGCCTCCAACTTCGCCGCGGTGCCCTTCGGGTCGGACGGGTCGCGCAGGAAGTCCTGGAGGAGCTTCCACTCGCCGGTGCCCTTCGTGCCGCCGAACGCGGCCGGGGCCTGGTCGGACATGTCGAAGCGGACCGAATCCCCGGCCTGGACGAGGGACTTGGCGGTGGCGCGGGTGACGTCGTCGCCGTAGGAGGCGAGGTCGAGCTTCTTGTTCGGGGAGAGGAAACCGCCCGCCTCGGCCCAGACGGCGGAGGCCTCGGGGGTCGCGAGGTATTCCAGGAGGGCCTGGGCGGCCTTCTGGTTCTTGCCGTCCTTGAGGACGACGGCGGCGTCTCCGCCGCTGACGACCGGTGCCTCGCCGCCGCCGACGGCCGGGAACGGGAAGAAGTTCGCGTCCTCGCCGACCTTCTTGCCGAACTGGTCCTTGGCGACACCGGCCACGAAGTCGCCCTCGTAGACCATGCCGGCCTCGGGCTCCGGCCCGAAGACCTTCTCGACCGAGCCGGGGAAGTCGGTGTTCAGGGCGCCCTTCTGGCCGCCGGCGATGAGCTGCTTGTCCTTGAAGAGCTTGCCGAGCGTGGTGAGGGCGTCGACGACGGAGGCGTCGGTCCACTTCAGCTCGTGGGCGGCGAGGGCGTCGTACTTCTCGGGTCCGGCCTGGGAGAGGTAGACGTTCTCGAACCAGTCGGTGAGGGTCCAGCCGTCCTGTCCGGCGACGGAGAACGCGGCGAGGCCGGAGTCGGACACGGTCTGCCCGGCCTTGAGCATCTCGTCGTAGCTCTTCGGGGGCTTGACGCCGGCCTGCTCCAGCGCGTCGGGGCTGTACCAGACGGTCGACTTGTGGGCGGCCTTGAAGTAGAGGCCGTAGAGGGTGCCGTCGACGCTGCCGTACTCCTTCCACACGGGGGCGTAGCCCGCGTCGACGGCCTGCTCGGTCTTCTTGGAGAGCGGCTTGAGCCAGCCCTTCTGAGCGAACTGCTTGAGCACGCCGACCTGCGGGACCATCACGACGTCCGGGGCGTTGCCGCCCTCGATCTTGCTGCCGACGACGGTGGAGACGTTGTCGCCGGTGGACGTGAACTGCGTCTTGGCGCCGGTCTTCTCGGTGAAGGCGTCCAGCACCTTCTGGAAGTTCTTCTGCTCGGTGCCGGACCAGACGCCGGCCACGGTGATGGTCTGGCCGTCGAGCGCCTTGTCGCCGCCGCCGGCCGAGACGGGGCCGCCGCCGCAGGCGGTCGCGCCGAGCGCCAGGACGAGGGCGGTGCAGCCGGTGAGCAGGGTGGTACGTCGTCGCATCATCGTTGATGTCCCTTCGGGAAGTTGACTTGCGAAGCGTTCGCTTGCGGGGCGTTCAGGAACAGATCCACCAGGCGGCCGTCGAGCCGGAGAGGACTCCGGGCAGGCAGGGACCGCTGGCGAGCAGGGGGGTGCCGGGGACCGGCGCGGGGGTGGGGGCCGTACCGAAGTTGACGGCGCACACCAGGTCGCCGCGTTCGAAGGCCAGGACGCCGGGCGGGGCGTCCAGCCAGCGCAGCGTGCCCTCGCCCAACTGGGGCAGGGCGGCACGCAGTTGGAGGCCGTCGCGGTACAGGTGCCAGAAGGATCGGGTGTCGGCGAGGGCGCGGTCGGTGGCGTACTCGGCGAAGTACTCCGGCTGCGGCAGCCAGGGCTTGGCGCTCTCGACGCCCGGGGTGAAGCCGAACGGCGAGGCCTGGCCCGACCAGGGCAGCGGGACCCGGCAGCCGTCGCGGATGCGGGCCCTGCTGCCGGTGCGGCGGAAGATCGGGTCGGTGAGCACGTCGTCGGGCAGGTCCACGACCTCCGGCAGGCCGAGCTCCTCGCCCTGGTAGATGTACGCGGCGCCGGGCAGGGCCAGCAGGAGCAGCGCGGCGGCGCGGGCGCGGGCGGCGCCGAGACCGCTGCCCTCGGTGGCGGGTTCGCCGTAGCGGGTGACGGTGCGGACCTGGTCGTGGTTGTTGAGGACCCAGGTGACCGTCGAGCCGGTGCCGGCGATGTCGTCCATGGCCTCGGAGATGACCTTCCGGAAGGCGTCGGCGTCCCAGGAGGCGCTGAGCAGGTCGAAGAAGAAGGCCTGGTGCAGCTCGTCGGGGCGGACGTACTGCGCGTGCTCGCGGGCGGTCGGGACGGACACCTCGCCGACGAGGAGGCGTTCGCAGCCGTCGCGCTCGGTGTACTCCTCGCATATGGAGCGCCAGCGCCGCCACACGTCGTGCACCTCGGGCTGGTTCCAGGCGAGCGGGTTGACCGAGTCGCGGGTGCGGGCGTCGGCCTCGGGGTCGTCCGAGTCGGGCAGCGCCGGGTGCTTGTAGAGGCCGGCGGCGACGTCGATGCGGAAGCCGTCGATGCCCCGGTCCAGCCAGAACCGCAGGACCCGGTCGAACTCGGCGCCGATCTCGGGGTTGCGCCAGTTCCAGTCGGGCTGCTCGGGCGCGAACATGTGCAGGTACCACTGGCCGGGCGTCCCGTCCGGCTCGGTCACCCGGCTCCAGGCGGGGCCGCCGAACATGGAGTGCCAGTTGTTGGGCGGCTCGCACCCGTCGGGGCCACGGCCGTCGGCGAAGTGGAAACGGGCCCGGGCCGGGCTGCCGGGAGCCGCTGCGAGCGCCTCGCGGAACCAGGGGTGCTCGCTGGAGCAGTGGTTCGGGACGATGTCGAGCAGCACCTTGACGCCGAGCCGCCGCGCCGCCCCCACCAGCTGGTCGAACTCGCCGAGGTCGCCGAAGAGCGGGTCGACGTCGCAGTAGTCGGCCACGTCGTAGCCGTGGTCGTGCTGCGGCGAGGGATAGAAGGGGCTCAGCCAGATCCCGTCGACGCCGAGCTTCTTGAGGTACGGCAGTCCGGCCCGGACGCCGGCGAGATCGCCGATGCCGTCGCCGGTGCTGTCGAGGAAGCTGCGGACGTAGACCTGATAGATCACTGCGTCACGCCACCAGTGGTGCCTGTTCAACCCATCGACCTGTCTCTGAGAAGGGCAGCGGTTATGCATGCATGTTAAGTAGGCGCGTCGAGAGGGTGTCAATGAAAAGGCAGAAGCAACTGACGGATTGACGTGCCTGAACCAGGACTTTTCGGGCGCTATAGAGCAAGATGAGACCCTCGCGTTACCTAACAAGTAACTAGAGAGACGCCCAGCCCAGCCCAGAGCGGAGCTAGCGGTGCGAGATGGCCGCGAGCTCTCGCGCCAGTCGCCGCACCGCCGCCGCGGGCGTCCGGTGCCCGGCCATCGCGTCGTGCACGACCGCCTGCACGACGAGGCTGACCTGGTCGTAGCGCGGGCTCTTGGGGCGCGGCTCGGCCGCGAGCACACTCGTCCGCAGGGTCGGCAGGTACGGGAACCTGCGGATGAGAGCCGGGTCCTGGTAGAGATCGGCCCGTACGGGCGGCAGCGCGCCACGGGTGAGGACCTGGCGCTGGACGCGCTCGCTGGTGAGGTACGCGATCAGGCGGGCCGCCGAGTCGGGGTGCCGCGTGTGCGCGCTGACAGCCAGGTTGGAGCCGCCCAGGACGCTGGTTCCCGGCCCGTCGGGTCCTGGCAGGGGTACGGCGCCGATCTTCCCGGCGACCTTCGAACCGGGGGCGGAGGCACCGACGTAGGCGTACGGCCAGTTCCGCAGGAAGAGCAGCCGGCCGTCCTGGAAGGCCTGTTTGGACTCCTCCTCCTTGTACGTCAGCGCCTCCCTGGGGATCCATCCCTCGCGCACCCCGCGCGCCAGGAACCCGATGCCCTCACGGGCCGCCGCCGAGTCGACGGTGACGCGCTCGCCCTCGTCGCCGAGGATCGACCCGCCCGCCGAGTAGACGGCCTCGGCCGCGTTGACGGTGAGGCCCTCGTACGGCAGGAACTGTCCGGCGTATCCGTCGAGGCCGTGCTTCGGGGCGATGGTCTTCGCGTACCGCTCCAGCTCCGCCCAGGTGCGCGGCGGCGCGACGCCCTCCTCGGCGAGGACGTCCTTGCGGTACAGGAGCAGTCCGGCGTTGGTGACGTACGGGACGGCGTAGAGCTGTCCGTCGTAGGTCGCCGTGTCCACGACCGGCTGGAGAAAGGTCTTCAGGGGGAAGCGGTCCCGCGGCAGGGGTCTGATCCAGCCCGCCGCGGCGAACTCCGGGGTCCAGTTGACGTCGATGTTGAGCACGTCGAACCGGCTGCGGTCGCCGTCGCGCAGGTCGCTGACCATCTGGGCCTGGGTCTCGTCGGCCGAGTCCGGCAGCTCGACGAGGGTGACCTTCTCGCCGGGGTGGGTGCGATTCCAACCCTCCAGCAGCGGGCCGAGGTAGCCGGTGAGGTCTCCGGCGGTGGCCAGGGTGAGGGGGCCGCGACGGCCCTGCGGGGGTTCGCCCGCCTGCGCTCCGGCGGCGACGTAGCCTGTCAGGACCACGATGAGAACGAGAAGGCCCCTACCCGCGGCATGGATCCACCGCATAGGTTCCTCCCTGTACACCGGCGCTGGGCACCCTTGCCCGGAACAGAGGCCATGTATACCTGTTAGGTATGGGCGATACTAGGGCCTGGAGCACATTGGACCGGACAGGAGGACTGCACGCGTGCGCCTGCCCCTCCTGGCCCTCCTCGCCCGCGGGCCCGCCCACGGCTACGAGCTCAAGCAGGACCTTGAGCAACTGCTGGGCTCCGCGTACCCTCAGCCGAATGTCGGCCAGATCTATGTGACCCTCGGCCGCCTCGAGAAGTCGGGACTGATCGAGGGCGAGGACGTGGCGCAGTCCAGCCGGCCCAACAAAAAGGTCTACCACCTCACCGACGCCGGGCGGGAGGCGCTGCGCGCCTGGTTCGAGGAGCCCGAGGACGAGCCGCGGGTGCGGGACGAGTTCTTCATGAAGCTGGCGCTCGCTCCGCAGACCGGTCTCGCCGAGCAGATCTCCCTGATCAACCAGCAGCGCCGCCAGTACCTGAACACCATGCGGCACCTGTCGAAGCTGGCCGCCGCAGAAGACCGCGACAACCGCATCGCCCAGCTGCTGATCGAGGGCGCGATGCTGCACCTGCAGGCCGACCTCGACTGGCTGGAACGGTGCCAGGAAGAGCTGGAGGAGCTGGAGTGAGCGACGACCGTCCCGCTCCTGTGCTGCGCGCCGAGGGGCTGGTGAAGACCCACCACGGCGAGGGCGCGCCCGCCCATGCCGTGCGCGGGGTCGACCTGTGCGTTCGCCCCGGCGAGTTCGTGGCGATCACCGGCCCGTCCGGCGCCGGCAAGTCGACGCTGCTGCATCTGCTCGGCGGACTCCAGCGGCCCGACGCGGGCAGCATCTGGCTCGACGGCGAGTCCACCGACACCTACGGCGAGGCCCGCTGGGCGGTGGAGCGCCGCAAGCGGATCGGGATCGTCTTCCAGTTCTTCAACCTCGTCTCGAACCTGTCCGTCGCCGACAACGTGGAACTGCCCGCCCTGCTCGCGGGCACCTCGCCGAAGCAGGCGCGTGCCGAGCGTGAGGCGCTGCTGGCCGAGCTGGGCCTGACGGGCAAGGAGCGCAGCATGCCGGGTGAGCTGTCCGGTGGTGAGCAGCAGCGTGTCGCCCTGGCCCGGGCCCTGGTCAACCATCCGCCGCTGCTGCTGGCCGACGAGCCGGCCGGCAGCCTCGACAGCAAGGGCACCCGCGAGGTGATGCGGCTGCTGTCCCGCTTCCACCAGCGCGGCCAGACGATCGTGCTGGTCACCCATGACGCCCGGCTGGCCAGCGCCGCGGACCGGGTGATCAGCTTCTTCGACGGCCGGATCGCCGACGACGCGGAACTCGACGGCGGCAGCACCCCGCCGCGCCGCTCCGGGATATCCGGTGTGCTGGAGCTCAAGGACTGACATGCGCGACGTCCACGACGACGGTGCGGACCTGCGCCTCCACGACGGCCGCGCGGTCCGCGGGCCGAGGGACTGAGGCCTGTGCGAGCCACCCTGCGCTGGGCCCACTCCGATCTGCGCACGCACCGCGGCGAGGCGCTGTTCCTCGTCCTCGCCACCGCGGGCATCGTCGCCTCCCTGCTGCTGGCCACGGCACTGTTCGGTTACGCGACCAACCCCTGGCAGCGCGTCTTCACGCAGTCGCACGGCGCCCATGTGTGGCTGCACACCGACAAGGCGGCGGACACCGGGAAGCTGGCCGCTCTGGACGGCGTGGACACCGTCGCCGGCCCCTACCCCACCGCCGCCGTCACCGTCTCCTCGCGCGGCAGCCGCGCCTCCGTCGAACTGCGCGGCACCCCGGAGCGGCCCTCGGACGGCCGCCCGCCGATCGTCTCCGGCCACTGGCTGGACCCCTCGGCCCCGAACGGCGTGGTCCTGGAGAGCCGTCTCGCCCGGGCCCTGCTGGCCGAGCCCGGCGACACCCTCACCGTGCCCGGCACCGCCCGCGAGCTGACCGTCGTGGGTCTCGCCGAGAGCGCCGAGCCGCGCTACCGGCCCGGTGAGCAGCCCGGCCTGGTGTGGGCACTGCCCTCGGCCGTGCCGGACCCCGGCGGCCAGGTGATCGGGCTGCGGCTGACGGACCCGGGTGACACGTCCTACATCGTCCAGCGCGCCGTGACGGTGCTGGGCTCCGGGGCGATCGGCGAGGTCTCCACCTGGCAGCAGGCCCGGGCGGAGGCGCAGGGCGACAACCGGCTGCTCGGCCAGGTGCTGGGGCTGTTCGGGCTGGGCGCGCTGGTCGCGGCCGGGCTCGCCGTGCACGGGGCGATCGGCACCCGTATCCGCGGACACCTGCGCGACCTCTCCGTCCTGAAGGCCATCGGCTTCACTCCCGGCCAGGTCGTCCGGATCTTCCTGCTCCAGCACCTCGCCTACGCCCTGCTCGGCGCCCTGGCCGCCGCCGGGCTCGCCGAGGCCCTCGGCAGCCGGATCCCCGGGCGGCTCGGGGACGCGATCGGCGTGTGGCAGGGGCTGCCCGGGCACACCGTGGCGCTGATCGTGGTGCCGGTCGGCGCGGTGCTGTTCATCGGCGCGACCACCGGCCTCGCCGCCTGGCGGGCCGGACGGGTGCCGCCGGTACCGCTCCCGCGGCCCGCCGCGACCTCGGGCGGACGACTGTCCGGCGTGGCACGCCGGGCCCTGGGCGTACGGATTCCGCCCGCGCTGGTACTGGGCTGGCACACGGCGTTCACCCGACGCCCCCGCTCCCTGGCCACCGTCGCCCGGCTCACGCTGCCGCTGCTGCTGATCGTCGTCGCGATGAGCGCCTGGACCACCATCGACCGCTTTCACAGCGAGCCCGAGCAGGTGGGCCTGCCCGCCGCGCTCAGCGTCCGCGCCGACGCCGGGCACAGCGAGCAGCAGACCCGCGCGCTGCTGGAACGCGACCCGGGGGTGGCCGCCGCCTACCCGGGAGTCGAGACGGCCGCCCTGGGTCCGAGCCAGACGTCGACCATCGCGCTGCGCGGCCTCGGCACCCACCGGGACCCCTACCCGCACACCCTTGCCGAGGGGCGCCCCGCCCGCGGCGCCGACGAGGCCGTGGCCGGTCAGGGGCTGCTCGATCTGCTGGACGCGCGGGTCGGCGACTGGGTCCGGATGACCGTCGGTGACCAGCCGCTGATCCTGCACATCGTGGGCCGCAGCATCGAGCCGGAGAACGCCGGCCGGGTCATCTCCACGTCCCTCGACACCCTCCGCGAGAACGACCCGGGGCTCCGCCCGACCCTCTACGAGCTCCGCCTGGACCCGGGCGCCGACCCGCGGGAGGTCGCCGACCGGCTCAGCGCCGCCGGGGACGGCCACCTGGACGTGCACACGGTGGCCAACCCGGCGGACGGGCTGTCCCCGCTGCGCGCGGTCGTGGCCGGGCTGATCGCCGTACTCGCCCTCATCGGGCTCATCGAGCTGCTGACCGCGATCGGCGGGACCGTCCGCGAGAGGGAACGGGACCTGCTGGCCCTGAAGGCCATCGGCCTGTCCCCCCGGCAGATCACGGCGATCACCGTCACGGCCACCGGCCTCACGGCTCTGGCGGCCGTCCTCGCCGCCTCCGCCCTGGGCCTGCCGCTGGCCCACTGGCTGATCGACGCCCAGGGCCGCTCCAGCGGCATCGGCGCGGGCATCGCACAGGGCCCCTCCGCCGTCCTCGTGGCGTCACTCGGGGCGGCAGCGGTCCTCTGCGCCGCCGCGCTGGCAGCCGTCCCCGCAGCCCGGGCGGCGCGGCGGCGGCTCGCGGACACCCTGAGCGCGGTGACCTGACCTCTCCGCCGGTCAGCCGCCGTAGGGGTGCTGCGGGTTGTACGGCGGCTGCGGGTGCGGGGCGTACGGGTGCTGCCCGTTCGCCGTGTGGGGACGGCCGTACGGTGTCCCTTGCGCCGGCAGGTACGGCGCACCCGTCGGGGGCATCCCCGCAGGCATCGGCGGGACCGGCCCGGGCGCCGGTGCCTGCGTCGCGGGATGGGCCTTCAGCCGGATCCCGTAACGCCGCTTCAGCCGCCCCATCTCCAGCAGGGCGATGGCGGTGACCGTCACCGGCGCGCCCAGGATGAAGATGATGCCCAGGGTGAGGCTGAGCCCGTGCAGATCACCGGTGACGAGGTCCGGGACCGCCATCAGCCAGCTGGTCACCACGGCGAGCAGCGGTGGCAGACAGCGGTGCACGGCGGCCGTACCGAAGAAGTTGCCGGAGAGCCGCACCGCTCCGTAGGCCGTGAAGATGAGCATCCACATCATCGTCAGACCGACCCCGATGATCACGGCCGGGTTCGCCGACCCGTTCACGGTCTGCACCAGCACCAGCACAGCGGCCACGCACCCGACGAACAGCAGAAGCAGCAGCAGGGAGTTGACCAGGGGCACCCGCAACTGTCGTACGGTGCCGCCGCGCCGCCAGACCCAGAGCATCGCGCCGACCGTCAGCGGTGTGAGGAAGAGCAGGACGACGGAGGCCGTCATCGCGTTCTCCAGCAGTTCCGTGAAGTCGAAGCCGCCCTCGATGAAGGTGAAGACCCCGAGGGACGCCGCCGCCCCGGCGATGACGCGGAACTTCTTGAGCCGTTCCACCGACGGATCGAGCGGCTGCGGAATCCACGCGGGGTGGAACACCGCCCGCGCCACGTCCTGGGGCTTGAGCAGGGACCGGGCCGTCAGGGTGCCACCGGTCCAACTTCCGCGTGTGCGTGCCACTTCGCGCTCCCCCGAGCACTCGCCGTGATGATCGCCGGGGAGTCTACGGGAAGCGGACGGCGCGCTGCCGCCCGCCTCCTCGTCCGGCTCCCGTCACTGCCGGCCGCGCAGCTCCCGGTAGGCGGCGACCAGCGCCCTGGTGGAGGCGTCCAGGCCCTCGACCTCGGCGCCCTCCGTCAGGGCGGGCTCGACGCGCTTGGCGAGGACCTTGCCGAGCTCCACACCCCACTGGTCGAAGGAGTCGATGTTCCACACCGCGCCCTGCACGAACA
It encodes the following:
- a CDS encoding ABC transporter substrate-binding protein; amino-acid sequence: MMRRRTTLLTGCTALVLALGATACGGGPVSAGGGDKALDGQTITVAGVWSGTEQKNFQKVLDAFTEKTGAKTQFTSTGDNVSTVVGSKIEGGNAPDVVMVPQVGVLKQFAQKGWLKPLSKKTEQAVDAGYAPVWKEYGSVDGTLYGLYFKAAHKSTVWYSPDALEQAGVKPPKSYDEMLKAGQTVSDSGLAAFSVAGQDGWTLTDWFENVYLSQAGPEKYDALAAHELKWTDASVVDALTTLGKLFKDKQLIAGGQKGALNTDFPGSVEKVFGPEPEAGMVYEGDFVAGVAKDQFGKKVGEDANFFPFPAVGGGEAPVVSGGDAAVVLKDGKNQKAAQALLEYLATPEASAVWAEAGGFLSPNKKLDLASYGDDVTRATAKSLVQAGDSVRFDMSDQAPAAFGGTKGTGEWKLLQDFLRDPSDPKGTAAKLEAAAAKAYQD
- a CDS encoding glycoside hydrolase family 13 protein; amino-acid sequence: MHNRCPSQRQVDGLNRHHWWRDAVIYQVYVRSFLDSTGDGIGDLAGVRAGLPYLKKLGVDGIWLSPFYPSPQHDHGYDVADYCDVDPLFGDLGEFDQLVGAARRLGVKVLLDIVPNHCSSEHPWFREALAAAPGSPARARFHFADGRGPDGCEPPNNWHSMFGGPAWSRVTEPDGTPGQWYLHMFAPEQPDWNWRNPEIGAEFDRVLRFWLDRGIDGFRIDVAAGLYKHPALPDSDDPEADARTRDSVNPLAWNQPEVHDVWRRWRSICEEYTERDGCERLLVGEVSVPTAREHAQYVRPDELHQAFFFDLLSASWDADAFRKVISEAMDDIAGTGSTVTWVLNNHDQVRTVTRYGEPATEGSGLGAARARAAALLLLALPGAAYIYQGEELGLPEVVDLPDDVLTDPIFRRTGSRARIRDGCRVPLPWSGQASPFGFTPGVESAKPWLPQPEYFAEYATDRALADTRSFWHLYRDGLQLRAALPQLGEGTLRWLDAPPGVLAFERGDLVCAVNFGTAPTPAPVPGTPLLASGPCLPGVLSGSTAAWWICS
- a CDS encoding ABC transporter substrate-binding protein; the encoded protein is MRWIHAAGRGLLVLIVVLTGYVAAGAQAGEPPQGRRGPLTLATAGDLTGYLGPLLEGWNRTHPGEKVTLVELPDSADETQAQMVSDLRDGDRSRFDVLNIDVNWTPEFAAAGWIRPLPRDRFPLKTFLQPVVDTATYDGQLYAVPYVTNAGLLLYRKDVLAEEGVAPPRTWAELERYAKTIAPKHGLDGYAGQFLPYEGLTVNAAEAVYSAGGSILGDEGERVTVDSAAAREGIGFLARGVREGWIPREALTYKEEESKQAFQDGRLLFLRNWPYAYVGASAPGSKVAGKIGAVPLPGPDGPGTSVLGGSNLAVSAHTRHPDSAARLIAYLTSERVQRQVLTRGALPPVRADLYQDPALIRRFPYLPTLRTSVLAAEPRPKSPRYDQVSLVVQAVVHDAMAGHRTPAAAVRRLARELAAISHR
- a CDS encoding PadR family transcriptional regulator, coding for MRLPLLALLARGPAHGYELKQDLEQLLGSAYPQPNVGQIYVTLGRLEKSGLIEGEDVAQSSRPNKKVYHLTDAGREALRAWFEEPEDEPRVRDEFFMKLALAPQTGLAEQISLINQQRRQYLNTMRHLSKLAAAEDRDNRIAQLLIEGAMLHLQADLDWLERCQEELEELE
- a CDS encoding ABC transporter ATP-binding protein, yielding MSDDRPAPVLRAEGLVKTHHGEGAPAHAVRGVDLCVRPGEFVAITGPSGAGKSTLLHLLGGLQRPDAGSIWLDGESTDTYGEARWAVERRKRIGIVFQFFNLVSNLSVADNVELPALLAGTSPKQARAEREALLAELGLTGKERSMPGELSGGEQQRVALARALVNHPPLLLADEPAGSLDSKGTREVMRLLSRFHQRGQTIVLVTHDARLASAADRVISFFDGRIADDAELDGGSTPPRRSGISGVLELKD
- a CDS encoding ABC transporter permease, translating into MRATLRWAHSDLRTHRGEALFLVLATAGIVASLLLATALFGYATNPWQRVFTQSHGAHVWLHTDKAADTGKLAALDGVDTVAGPYPTAAVTVSSRGSRASVELRGTPERPSDGRPPIVSGHWLDPSAPNGVVLESRLARALLAEPGDTLTVPGTARELTVVGLAESAEPRYRPGEQPGLVWALPSAVPDPGGQVIGLRLTDPGDTSYIVQRAVTVLGSGAIGEVSTWQQARAEAQGDNRLLGQVLGLFGLGALVAAGLAVHGAIGTRIRGHLRDLSVLKAIGFTPGQVVRIFLLQHLAYALLGALAAAGLAEALGSRIPGRLGDAIGVWQGLPGHTVALIVVPVGAVLFIGATTGLAAWRAGRVPPVPLPRPAATSGGRLSGVARRALGVRIPPALVLGWHTAFTRRPRSLATVARLTLPLLLIVVAMSAWTTIDRFHSEPEQVGLPAALSVRADAGHSEQQTRALLERDPGVAAAYPGVETAALGPSQTSTIALRGLGTHRDPYPHTLAEGRPARGADEAVAGQGLLDLLDARVGDWVRMTVGDQPLILHIVGRSIEPENAGRVISTSLDTLRENDPGLRPTLYELRLDPGADPREVADRLSAAGDGHLDVHTVANPADGLSPLRAVVAGLIAVLALIGLIELLTAIGGTVRERERDLLALKAIGLSPRQITAITVTATGLTALAAVLAASALGLPLAHWLIDAQGRSSGIGAGIAQGPSAVLVASLGAAAVLCAAALAAVPAARAARRRLADTLSAVT